TTAAATTTGAGGGTACTTTTGCTGGTTGAGCATGCTATTTTGAAGGTCAACCTGCCTTAGAGACTTTTAAAGCTTGAAATTGAATTTAAGGACAAGTGAAAGTTAATGTGTTACTTTAAAAACAGGCATAATTTAAGACACTTGGGCTCTTGGATATCAAACTTAATAGTCAGTTCAGCACTACAAGTGTGAAAATCAATGTGTTCGGTGCATGCAGTTTTAACCTGGGAAATATTTACATATTAGCTAGACTGTCTCAAGATCGAACTGATCTACATACAGGGTAATTGTCACTCACAATTTAAGGGGTGTATCTGAGATTTTGGGAAGGGTATTACATCTACATATTATAACATCAAGTTGCAGCTCTCCAACATGGAACAATTTCAAGTACTGTTCAAGTTCCCCTGTAGTCAAAAGATCAATATTTGAAATAGTGAAACCAACTTTTTAACAAATTCTCCACATCAAGAAAAATGGAGTCAACAGATCCGACTCCAAAGTTTTACATCCCAATTCTGTAAAGTGTCCACAAGTTCTATTGTATACACACATATCTACTGTATGCACACACTATGTCATTCTGTATATTGTCTATATACCAGGAAAgtgattattatttttagttGTCATTTACTGGCTGCACCTTTTATAGTACAGAATTGATCATTTGAACTATAACAGTACAGCAAAGAAGAAATTTcttaaattaattaatgtttgacTACTTCGTGAAATAATCTTGGGCTACCTATTGGTCAGCAGATTCTTCAAAGCATGAGCGGCATATCCATACTCTCCTCTTCGGTGATCTTTTGAGACCAACACAATTAAAGTGGTACCATACTAAGCAGCTTTCACAAACAATTGAATTCTGTTCATCGTCAATTATCTCCCTTGTGCATCTTCCACAATACCATGTGGGATTGGCTTGAATTATAGATACTACACTGTTAATAGCTGCCCATACTTCCCGGGTGCAATACTTCCTGCACATATCTAAGCAGACATTTTCATCAGTGCATGATGATGAAACCATCTCAGGTCTCATTTCTACATCATCCTCTTCTATAATTCGGCTCCCATCTATGGCGTCCTTTGCAATTTGTAGATCAACAAACCAGGTTAAAATCACTAAAAATGAAAACATCTTCCAAGATCCACACAGGTTATTTAACATACATACCAAGTTCCTTTTGCTTAGCACCTTTGTATAGGAATGACACAGGCCTGCTTCCTCTGGACTTCTTTCTAGGGAGACCAATAACAGTCTTGTCAGCTCCTTTAGGTCTTCCTCTCTTTCGCATTTTACTAGGTAACCTAATACTTTGTAACTCTGTGGATGCAATCAGATTGTGATAAATGTTTTGCAAGTTTGTACCACAGTTCTAATACCACCCCTGGTAATTTACTGATTACActatttcacacacacacacacacacacacaatacacaaacatgcacacacacaacacatactgtattacCGTAAAACAGGAAAAGTTTGTCGTCAAAAGATTTTCATCGCTGGCTGTATCGATGAAAATTAAAACAACGAATTATTGTTAACTATTATATGGATAATTCGTGTATACAAATATTaacgtatagctagctattccgTCAAAAGTGACAAAAATATGTAGCATAGAAATTTTAATAGACGAAAATTTTCTGCAttgaaattttcctgatttacggtataTGTACACTTGCACAAAGCAAATGCAAGAATCAAACCCTTCAAttaccatactacacacatcaaaattacctagtggacactgggagttgtaacatcaaatggctaccatcaaacccttcaattaccatactacacacatcaaaattacctagtggacactgggagttgtaacatcaaatggctaccatcaaacccttcaactaccatactacacacatcaaaattacctagtggacactgggagttgtaacatcaaatggctaccatcaaacccttcaattaccatactacacacatcaaaattacctagtggacactgggagttgtaacatcaaatggctaccatcaaacccttcaattaccatactacacacatcaaaattacctagtggacactgggagttgtaacatcaaatggctaccatcaaacccttcaattaccatcaaacccttcaattaccatactacgtacatcaaaattacctagtggacactgggagttgtaacatcaaatggctaccaacAAACCCTTCAATTACCATACTACATACATCAAAATTatctagtggacactgggagttgtaacatcaaatggctaccatcaaacccttcaactaccatactacgtacatcaaaattacctagtggacactgggagttgtaacatcaaatggctaccatcaaacccttcaactaccatactacgtacatcaaaattatctagtggacactgggagttgtaacatcaaatggctaccatcaaacccttcaactaccatactacgtacatcaaaattacctagtggacactgggagttgtaacatcaaatggctaccatcaaacccttcaattaccatactacacacatcaaaattacctagtggacactgggagttgtaacatcaaatggctaccatcaaacccttcaactaccatactacacacatcaaaatacctagtggacactgggagttgtaacatcaaatggctaccatcaaaccctccAATTACCATACTATgtacatcaaaattacctagtggacactgggagttgtaacatcaaatggctaccatcaaacccttcaactaccatactacacacatcaaaattacctagtggacactgggagttgtaacatcaaatggctaccatcaaacccttcaactaccatactacgtacatcaaaattacctagtggacactgggagttgtaacatcaaatgactaccatcaaacccttcaactaccatactacgtacatcaaaattatctagtggacactgggagttgtaacatcaaatggctaccatcaaacccttcaattaccatactacacacatcaaaattacctagtggacactgggagttgtaacatcaaatggctaccatcaaacccttcaactaccatactacacacatcaaaattacctagtggacactgggagttgtaacatcaaatggctaccatcaaacccttcaattaccatactacacacatcaaaattacctagtggacactgggagttgtaacatcaaatggctaccatcaaacccttcaactaccatactacacacatcaaaattacctagtggacactgggagttgtaacatcaaatggctaccatcaaacccttcaattaccatactacacacatcaaaattacctagtggacactgggagttgtaacatcaaatggctaccatcaaacccttcaattaccatactacacacatcaaaattacctagtggacactgggagttgtaacatcaaatgactaccatcaaacccttcaactaccatactacacacatcaaaattacctagtggacactgggagttgtaacatcaaatggctaccatcaaacccttcaactaccatactatgtacatcaaaattacctagtggacactgggagttgtaacatcaaatggctaccaggTGTTAACTcaggaagcaaatgccaactattCATGTCGGGTGAAGGTTGGCTAACAATACCTTCAAGTGTGAGACATGATACAACCTCTTGTATTTTATTAGTCTTGCCCCAATAGGATTTGACTTTTAGCACCTGAGTAATGCAAAGTCATCAGGTCCCCATGAGCAGCTAAGTAATGTGaagaaaatttcttgctcaaggaaacaacaataaCTGCATAACCAGGTACTGAACCTAGAATGTTTTGACTATCAGGCAGGtgttctagccacttggctcacgcacgcacgcacgcacgcacgcacacacaccattGCTTCTAGTTTGCACTGTGTCTACCAATGGTACAGGCAGCTGATATCCTATGCAAAATTTGAGTAAGTAGTCATTAAACTACAAAGTACCTTGATCATGATGATCATTCTTTTCAAGTAGGTGATTTTCTGTTGTGTTTACTTCACTATTTCTTGTGCCATCACTTTCATTATCACCATGGCTGGTACTTGATCCACTACTATTACTACAAACAGCATTAGATTGTGTCGTACATGTACCTATCAAAAGAGTTCATtgcataagtgctgaaaatgttTGTCAGTCCACACTCACCAGCATTCTCAACAGCTTGACTGCCTTCATTCCTAGCATTCTGATTAGCACTGTGACCTTCACTGACACAACCAACAAGGGATTGACTTGCAGTAACAGCAACAGTTCCTCTTTGGTCACTGCAGTGCTGATCTTGAGCTGCATAAATGTcataaaaatattaacaaataCGGGTGATTACATACCTGCACAAAGAATTGCATCCCTTCCAGATGCCCATATATCTCTCAAGGTCTGTAGCAAAGTGTACCTTCTTGTGAATTCAGTCATGCCAACCTCGGAAGAAAGAGAAGCTACCtccacagcaacaatatggcttTTATGGTATTTCTGGTGCTGTGTTAAACATGACCGTTGTGGTCCATGCCCAATACTTGAAATCTGTACATACAATTATAGTGAATTTTATAGCTGTATAATCATATACTACTCACACTGCTTGATGCCTCAACTGTTAATTCTGATTTCTTATAGTAAGCATCTCTCATATAATCCTTTGTCCAACGTTCCGCAAGAAGTAAGGGAGTAAATAAAGGGTGTTTCTTTCTTTCTCGCACAGCAAAAATATGACGACAAGGGAGGTTGGTGGTGTTCCAAAATGCACAGTGGCATCCGTTGACTGTCACCTTCAAAATCCCTTCCGATGATGTAATATGGCATTCTCGATCATGTGCTGAGACTATGGTGACCTTCCTCCGCAATGAAAGCTGCTTGGATACATAATTTAATGCATAAGGTGTGAGAACTGAGGAGTATTCAATTTCTACAGGATCTTTCATATCAATCCTTTTCTTCACCATAGCCATCAATGTGCAGTGATCCCTCTCATTCCGTAAAGTTGACAGCAGGGCACAAAAGTGTTCAAAAAAATGCATGAGTGTGTTGTACCTGTacaatgatttataatttaaattaggatattacataaaatatacatatataattttgtaTTCATCTATCCATGAGCAAGAACACAAGAGGTATATATTAAGGATGTGCTGGTTGAGGCATGCAAACTGAGTAATTAAACAGTATAAGAATAGGTATaagtgatcatggtacatacattGATGAGAAATGTTGAAATCATTGCAATCATACTACCGTGCAACGATTTGCACtagtacagtatacagtacatggTAATAAGCAAGTACACTTATATAATATTTCTTAGTTATCATTCTTTCCCTAACTTGGATAATAATTACAACAGAGTGAAACCGTCTAGAAAAGTCCCTATAACATGGTGAGCCATGGTAGTTACTCATACAGTAAATGATCCACACGTATAATCACAATagatatgttttaatgtttagcCCTTGAATATGAATTGTGTATCATACATTATGCGGTATACTGTGCTTTATATTAGGGAACATGGAGagttggccaaaaatatcatccaaaaatcATCTTCACAATACTATCCTgtcaccttggcagtattggttaggtataaccaagcccaaaagtgccttcagaatgtttccaatagatttttaaaattttttgtttaatgcaattttctactgcctgtctgcctgcctgcctgcctgatgccttcagacaagtgcaactcgataatagctagctattttattcAATGTTGCTTTAGCTTGACAGATgcaccacagtatgtacaatgtacacatcatggacttacctttgtcctcctttgtgtcccgtttCTTTTTGTTAACAGCCAAAGGTATCAATTTGTGATAACAAGGTGTTGATTGCGGTAGCGCAATGGCTTCCATacaattgtaaacaggaatcatccatattttccatggttactggattgattgcagaggcacttctactgtttttttgtttgtagcactgtgaaatgagctgaaaatagctgaaagacAAGTGTAATGGTTTCAAGACAATAATTTATAGTTGGGGCACATTTTCAGTCAtaaacattacctctggcgaaaatgtaaacaaacaagtacatatatAAGAGTTTTAAAGTTTGACTAGGGATCATACAGTAGtaaaaaagtagggaacaagggaggttgcctacacctgcaaatatgtTAGTGAATATTTATCCTTgtatccatgactgaattatggattaaatgtccactagtttatctgcaagtgtaggtgacctcctacttttttctatgatccctaattgaatttacaattcttaattttcccttatacttgTCTAGATATGCATTCAAACATGCAGATACCTTGCACAAACACTCTTCACTTTAGCGTTGATACTCTCTAATTTGTTGTTTGTCCTCTCACCCAGGGTGAAGGCTGTGTTCTTAAAACATTCTACCCATTCCTCTCGAATGGGATGCCAATTATCATTGTAGTAAGTAAAAACTGTGGTGAGACCAGCAAGCCGTAAATCCTATAATAACAACACCATGAAGTCACATAACATACCTACATGCACAATACACATGATACAATAGTGTTATGAACCTCTTCGAAATTTGACTGATTTAAAATTGGTCAACCCATTTTGAAATGCACCACCCAGATTTAATACTACAAATTTAGATAGGCCCATTTTGAAATAAGTTAGCCTAACCCTTTTTAAAACTCGCTTATAGGTgagttgtacatgtgtagttaaCTAGCTCTTTTTATCTAGCTGGAACCCTTTTAAGCCTACTATTAAGCAGATACTTTCTTCTCTTAATTGCCGTAGAAATCAAGAAATGGTAACCACGCCTCTTAATAAG
The Dysidea avara chromosome 7, odDysAvar1.4, whole genome shotgun sequence genome window above contains:
- the LOC136262336 gene encoding uncharacterized protein — encoded protein: MLLGKEHRREANEKLHYYSLHLTCNLGGKPFHSKGSGQRTCHSTIKQNCKACIKLNLSEDGQYLEITDVCNTHNHEVSKAIYDHLPRQRKLTPSERNEAAELLKLRVNNKLLQQHLSQSTGKIVTLKDISNIKHSIRKMDGNDLEKLTSYLKAIEGSTVEFLCDEDKNLVGIVFQDGIMKSTFSAFPEVLLVDATYKLTELRMPVYLMMVVDGNGQSEIVCAFVTVLETEESMGKMIQVFKSHNPAWASSRVLISDKDCSERAVFAKEFPGICLQLCLFHMLRSFRREITCDKMGIRAGERDHALEILLKLAYSRSESDYNQHYEDLRLAGLTTVFTYYNDNWHPIREEWVECFKNTAFTLGERTNNKLESINAKVKSVCARYNTLMHFFEHFCALLSTLRNERDHCTLMAMVKKRIDMKDPVEIEYSSVLTPYALNYVSKQLSLRRKVTIVSAHDRECHITSSEGILKVTVNGCHCAFWNTTNLPCRHIFAVRERKKHPLFTPLLLAERWTKDYMRDAYYKKSELTVEASSSISSIGHGPQRSCLTQHQKYHKSHIVAVEVASLSSEVGMTEFTRRYTLLQTLRDIWASGRDAILCAAQDQHCSDQRGTVAVTASQSLVGCVSEGHSANQNARNEGSQAVENAGTCTTQSNAVCSNSSGSSTSHGDNESDGTRNSEVNTTENHLLEKNDHHDQELQSIRLPSKMRKRGRPKGADKTVIGLPRKKSRGSRPVSFLYKGAKQKELVILTWFVDLQIAKDAIDGSRIIEEDDVEMRPEMVSSSCTDENVCLDMCRKYCTREVWAAINSVVSIIQANPTWYCGRCTREIIDDEQNSIVCESCLVWYHFNCVGLKRSPKRRVWICRSCFEESADQ